The DNA region TTAGTCTGACCCTGAAACGTGCAACTCCCCAGGTCTCTCCTGCCACTTAACCGTCAAGGCGGAGACTCTGTGCGAGGTGACCGTGCATGCACCTGAATCCTGCTACTGTGGATAATCTTCGATTTCACATTTGCTTCCGCGCAAGATGATTCCTTTTGTTGGACCAAccattttttttataaaaaaatccAGCACAATTTCGTTCCATGAGTTAGTAGAGATTTTTTTTCAAGTAACTACTAGTAGTGATTAATTTGCAGAAAATATGTATCTCTGTTGTCCCAAATATAATATAAGGGATTATAGGATTTTCATGATAATTTAAGAGTGAAAGCACGGTACTTCCTCCGTCCTAAATTATAAGTCCTAAATTATAATTCGCGTTGACCTTTTCGATAAACAGTTTTTCTATATATGTAGACATATTACGGGATGTTTGGTTCCCTAGGGCTTATTTTAAACCCTGTCACATCCAATGTTTCAATACCAATTAGAAAGactaaatataaactaatttTAAAACTGACTGCATAAGCCTAAGGcttattcacgagacgaatctattaagacTAATTAACTCATGATTTGCACATGTTTACTATAGCATCACATAGGGTAAACACAGACTAACcagatttaatagattcgtctcgcgaataagCCTAGGGGTTATGGAATTTGTTTTATCATtagcctatatttaatactcctaattagcaTCAAACATCCGATATGATGAGCTTTAAAATAAATACTAGAGAACCAGACATCCTCTGGATGTATAATAAAATATATATCTatctagaaaaattaaaataaattataatttggaACAGAAGTAGTAGTGTAGTACTACGTATTATCACCAGAAACATCAACTAATCAATCGCAGGGTAAAGAGACGGGAGATggaggaagaaggatgcgggGCACGTTAATTAATAAAGAAGGGTCTTAATTTTACCACCAATCCCATGTATTTTGGTGGCAACTTTGAAATCCTAGAACCACAGGATCAAGGAGGAACAATACGACCAACCACAATGGTAGCAGAATACCAGAAGTGGCAAAATGGTGTGGCTGGTCCGGCATCTGGCTAGGCGAATCCCATATCTCGCCGGATTTGATTTCAGTGGTCTCAGATAATACGCAACAGGGGAAAGGCGCACAGCGCAGCGCGACGGGTCGACGTCCAGCAGCAGCGACCTCACACTTGCGGGGCCGGGACGATCGAGCATCATGCTCCGACGGCGGCCTGACCTGACGGGGGCGCCGCAGCTCTTTCCGCCGCGAAACGCCGCGCGCCGGCCGGGAACGAACCGCAGCCACGCGACGGGGCGCGAGGTTGcgtgcgccgcgcgcgcccaccCGAGTTGCGGCACGCCTATCCTCTCGGCCCTgtgcgcggcgcggcggaggttTGCCTGCCCCAGGAGCAGGGCCACCTTGCCCGGGGGGCGTGAGCGTGTGCGTGTCGCCGGTCCacgagcgccgcgccgcgccgcgtgtAACGTCACAGCCTCCTCCTTTTCGCTCGGCTAACGCTCTCGCGCtttgcctttttttttcctgGCTGCTTTCCGGTCCGGATCTTTTTCCCCGCGGCAGTGTTGCTGCTCCGGACGAGTTCGATCGGCAGATATTCGTTCGGCATATGCTCGAAGCCCCAGCTTGTTATCGTACTCAGCTGAAGGATTTCGGTTTCCAGTTTTGCTGTGTCGCCATTGCAGTTTCTCCCGGACACCATGCTGGCGGCGCTGTGGCTGTTAAGGTTGGGCATGTTGCACAACGGTCTCGGCATGTAGCCACGTGCACAGCGCAGCGGTGGCAGAATTACGCGGCGAGTCAGCAAGCAGCTAGCTTACCTTGCCACGGAAGAAAGAGGGATGCCAAAAACAAATGTGAGCAGGGGGCTCCCGTCTCCAGACACCATCTGATCGCGCTTCTTCTCTGAAGCTTCGGCCGACCGGCGGCTCCCCCACCCTTTCTCGCCGGCAGACACGTATATATAGGAGTGCAAACACTTGACGCCTTGTGTAAGCGGCCACACACAACCTCCGCCCTCCACCGCCATTCACCACGAACatcctcctctgcctcttctGCTTCCTCTGCCCTGCGCGCCCCGCCGCACACATGGCTGCCTGCGTCGACAAGTGGCACCCCACGCACGCCGGCCGCCTCTCCAGCGCCATCTACCGCTATTTGCCGGACCGCGCCACCACCGCGGACCGTGCGatgcccgccgccgcaccggcGCCCGCGAGCGCCGGCAGCTGCTGCGTCCGCGGCAGCGGCGACGACGTCTGGGACGAGCTGCGCGCCGAGGCGCAGGCCGACGCGGACGCCGAGCCGGTCCTCCGCAAGTTCTACGGCGACCTCGTCCTGTCGCGCCCGTCGCTGGAGGCCGCCCTCGCCGCGCACCTCTCCGCCAAGCTCTGCGTACCCGGCGCGCTGCCGCAGGACGCGCTCCGGGACCTCCTCGCCGGGGCGCTGGCGGCGCACCCGgaggccggccgcgccgcgcgcgccgacCTCCTGGCCGCGCGCGACCGCGACCCCGCCTGCGGCCGGATGGTGCACTGCTTCCTCTACTACAAGGGCTTCCTCGCCCTGCAGGCGCaccgcgccgcgcacgcgctctgggccgacggccgcgccgccgcggcgctccTCCTCCAGAGCCGCGCCTCCGAGGTGTTCGGCGTGGACATCCACCCCGGCGCGCGCATTGGCTGCGGCATCCTGTTCGACCACGCCACGGGCGTCGTCATCGGCGAGACCGCCATCGTCGGCAACGACGTGTCCATCCTGCACGGAGTCACCCTCGGCGGCACCGGGAAGGAGTCCGGCGACCGGCACCCCAAGGTCGGGGACGGGGTGCTgatcggcgccggcgccagcgTGCTCGGCAATGTGCACATTGGAGCCGGGGCCAAGATCGGAGCGGGCGCGGTCGTGCTCCGCGACGTGCCGGAGGGAACCACGGCCGTCGGGAACCCCGCGAAGGCGATCGGGAAGAAGGCGGCGCCGCAGCGGCGGCCGGAGGAGCAGCCCGGGGTCACCATGAGGCAGGGGTGGTCGGATTACGTGATTTGAGAGATCTTAGAGGGGTCTGAGTGCAAATATTAGTGCAGGAGAGTTTCCCTCCAAAAAGATATCTGTGGTTCATGGCCACTGCTATTCTGCTATAGCCTACACTagagagcgagcgagcgagcgagctgcGGTGCATAAGAGGGAGCTCAATTAGGAGTTGAGCCCTAGTGCAAATCCATATTTTTTATGTTCTTTTTTCCTTTGTCTGTTTTTGGAAGGAATAACAAGAAATGCATCTGATAAGTGTTATCGGTTGCTTGTAAATACTCCAGGTTCTATTGCAGCGCTGATATATTCAATTCCTACATGAAACTTCATAGTTGGTATAGTACTGTTCAAGTACAAACTCTGACCAAGTAGAGGTTGCCCGTTAACCTCTGTTTTACTGGAGGTCAAGCAAGCAGCGGTGGCGAATCGATGACTTCTGAAAACGATCTTGATTCTTGCAGGGCTGCTTCAGACAAATCAGACCGTAAGCGATTACAGCCTCTCAAGTAAAACTTGTCTGGCCAGTAAGGAGCTAGCAGCTCCATCCCAGAAATTGACTGCTTGTCTTTGCCCAAACAAAATCACCGGTGGCGTTTTCACCTTCTGAATCGGGGGAACCAATAATTGAAGCGAGGAGCTACTAAGCCGCGAGATAGTTGGGAATCTTGGCGAGGGAGGTCAGCCTGTCGCAAGTGGACGCAGCTGACGGGTGACGGCTACGGCTACCAGATGAGAGACGTCGCGGCCCGCAGCTTTTGCTTCGAAAGGGAGGAGTCGGAATCGAGAAATTGTTGGAGTATTCCAGCAAAGTCAGCTCAAGACTGTAGACTGTAGAGGAGATTATTGGTTTGGTTGCTTGGGGGCACTGCCATGGATTGAATGCTGATTCTCTGAATTCCGCAGGGAACGGGTGCCTTCCTCTCGCTGGCATGTTCGCCGGAACGGAATGGATTGGACGGCCGCTGGAGAGGAATCTCGGCACTAGCCCAAGTGGCCACCGCCATGACGGCAGTTGGGTTGGCAAAAGTGCAGAACTAAGATGGGCATAGCGTGGGAGAACAGGTGAAGGCGAAGTGCGCGAACCGCCTGCACCATTGTAGTAGGATGATGGTTCGTGCAAGCCCGTTGGACCGGACCTGCTGCGTCATGGCCGGCCGAAGCAGATGGGCCGACAAATGGGCTTAAAAGGCTCCGAGCTCGGTTATGGCCTAATGACTTGACTAGCCCAAACGAACGAGCGCTCATAGTCACAGTTCTTCTATGGGCCCTTGTCTGCAACCAAACCCACCACCACGCAGGCCCGAAAGAGTTCCGGTGAACAGTATGTTCAATATGGGCCTGAAATCGCACGACTCGTCATCCCCTTTGACGCGGCGGTCCCATGTGGTGAGGCAACATGGCCCGTCTGAGCCACAATAATATGACATGGCCCATCACAGCTGCAGCGCTTCTTCCTCCCTTGAGAAACGGCGGCTGGACCCGGTCGCTTCTGGTCCGCGAGTGTGGCCGCGTGGGTCGCGAGCTCTGGGGCAGAAGCACAACCGATCTCAGATTCCCAGTCCTCCTCCAGCTCATTTCCTCGACTCCACACGGCAGCCAGCCTCTCTCTACTCCGATCCGCCGTCGCCGGATGCCGTGGAAGCAACGCCCTCCCGCCGCGTGAGGCCAAGCATGCGCTCCCAAGCAAGCTGAGCGCCACCGAACCCCGTGCGCGCACCCCTTGGAACGGATCGAAGCCCACGAGCCAGGACAGACGGTACCCTCGTCGGGGCGTGAGCCAAGGGGCTCGAGTTCAAGAGCTACGGCCCAACGACGACGACGCGTTCCCCCGTTCACTCTCCTCCCATCCCACCTAAACCGCCGCCAACAGTAGAGCGGTTAGCCGCTGCTCCTTGTCGCTGCGGCCTGTCGTTTCGAATCATATCGCCTCCGCCACGAACCAGAACCCACCCGCTGCGGCAAGTTGCGGCGAGACCGATCGCAGGAACAGTTCGTCTCCCTGATAAACATCGTCGCGACCAGCTTGACATGATCATACGGTTCGGATCGCTGATCCCCGGCGCCAAACTGCGCGAGGCACCACGCGCGCCGGCCGTCGGCTCACGTCGAGTTCCAATCAATCAGCAGTCGCTCCGGCGTGCCGCTGGCGCCTGGCCGCGCCCGCTTCCCCTTGTTGCCAGCCGCCTCGTTGCCTTGCGACCGCACGCACCCGCCGCGCTGGTCGTAAAGCTCACTCATGGCTACCTACGTTGCCTGCTCATTTTCGGGTTGGGTCCATCGTACGCGAAGCTCCACGTTACGCTCCCCCCTTCTtgtccccttttcctttttcctttttgacGTGACGCTTGAACTTTACGGATTTTCATTTTTCTGCTCGCGATACTACTCGTTGTCGCATCCGGATGAATGAACGGCTAAATTGACGCCTAATGGGTCGGCGTAGCCCGGAACCGGAAGTGCTTGGTACCTGCTGCAAATTCAGATTAATCTCGATCGAGCAGTTGAAATGATAAGATCTGCAGAAACGCAGG from Panicum hallii strain FIL2 chromosome 9, PHallii_v3.1, whole genome shotgun sequence includes:
- the LOC112875093 gene encoding probable serine acetyltransferase 4, whose product is MAACVDKWHPTHAGRLSSAIYRYLPDRATTADRAMPAAAPAPASAGSCCVRGSGDDVWDELRAEAQADADAEPVLRKFYGDLVLSRPSLEAALAAHLSAKLCVPGALPQDALRDLLAGALAAHPEAGRAARADLLAARDRDPACGRMVHCFLYYKGFLALQAHRAAHALWADGRAAAALLLQSRASEVFGVDIHPGARIGCGILFDHATGVVIGETAIVGNDVSILHGVTLGGTGKESGDRHPKVGDGVLIGAGASVLGNVHIGAGAKIGAGAVVLRDVPEGTTAVGNPAKAIGKKAAPQRRPEEQPGVTMRQGWSDYVI